In Salvelinus sp. IW2-2015 linkage group LG23, ASM291031v2, whole genome shotgun sequence, a genomic segment contains:
- the LOC111950907 gene encoding uncharacterized protein: protein MNVLVSLAPPSTLHISVNFSHTLLTMTCEVKGSNLSYWWLKDDQPFLTDSRWLLGERNQTLQVNNLTKADCGKYTCLVANKAGQSRGHFQLTDNQSSVCNDGIVRATLPIGQREVLIMVILGICIFGLLIIIACIRRYHQEIQKHLAGLCNKEQHPVRNRRGRRRDTPVSKNHVYDEIGDEQEQLEQEVVIPLPYVYTDFLPNRKQADPLKDFGYSTIGPASLSGVTVIEASEQGLECRFSVAY, encoded by the exons ATGAATGTTTTGGTCTCTTTagctcctccctccaccctgcaCATCAGCGTAAACTTCTCCCACACGCTGCTAACAATGACCTGTGAGGTCAAGGGGTCAAACCTCTCCTATTGGTGGCTGAAGGATGACCAGCCCTTCCTCACGGATTCCAGATGGTTATTGGGTGAGAGAAACCAAACCTTACAGGTGAACAACCTGACCAAGGCTGACTGTGGGAAATACACCTGCTTGGTGGCCAACAAGGCAGGCCAGTCACGGGGCCACTTCCAACTCACAG ATAACCAATCCTCTGTGTGTAATGATGGAATTGTCCGAGCCACACTGCCGATAGGCCAGAGAGAAGTTCTAATCATGGTAATATTGGGCATCTGCATATTTGGCCTGCTCATCATCATTGCCTGCATCAGGAGATATCACCAGG AAATACAGAAGCATCTGGCAG GACTTTGCAACAAGGAGCAGCATCCTGTCAGAAACAGGAGAG GAAGGAGAAGAGACACCCCCGTGTCCAAAAATCATGTGtatgatgagattggagatgaacag GAGCAGCTTGAACAAGAGGTGGTGATCCCATTGCCATACGTCTACACAGACTTCCTTCCAAACAGAAAACAAGCAGATCCCCTAAAGGACTTTGGGTACTCCACCATCGGGCCAGCTAGCCTAAGCGGAGTCACAGTGATCGAGGCAAGCGAACAAGGTCTTGAATGTAGGTTCAGCGTAGCATACTAG